DNA from Variovorax sp. V213:
CATGGCCGCGCTGGTGGCACACGACTGGGGCGGCGCCTTTGCCTGGGGCTATGCCAACGCCTTTCCGGAGCAGGTCGGCCGGCTGGTGATCATCAATTCGCCGCACCCCGGCACCTTCACGCGCGAACTGCGCAACAGCCCGGCGCAGCAGCAAGCCAGCGCCTACATGAACTTTCTCGCCAGGCCCGATGCCGAGGCCCTGCTCTCGGCCGACGACTTCAAGCGCATGTGGCCCTTCTTCACCTTGATGAAGGCCGGGCCCGACGGTTTCGGCTGGCTCACGGAAGACGTGAAGCAGCAGTACCGCGAAGTCTGGAGTGCGGGCCTCACGGGCGCCTGCAATCTCTATCGCGTCACGCCGATGAAGCCGCCGTTGCCGGGCCAGGGCATCGAGGGCATTCCGGTGCTGCCGCACGAACGGCTCACCGTGAACGTTCCCACCTTCGTCTTCTGGGCGCTCGACGATGCCGCGCTGCTGCCCGGCCTGCTCGAAGGCCTGGAAGAGTACGTACCCCGGCTCGAGGTCAAGAAGGTGCCCAACGCCACCCACTGGATCGTGCACGAGCAGCCGCAGCTCGTCGCGCGCGAAATCGAAGGCTTCCTGCAGCGGAACTGAGACGCCCTCCCCGGCCGCCTCAGTAGATGGGCGGCTCGCCTTCGGGACGCGTCTTGAAGCGGCGATGCACCCAGTAGTACTGGGAGGGCATGGTGTCGATGTAGCCCTGCAGCCGCTGGTTCATGAGCGCCGTGTCGGCCTCGACGTCGTCCGTCGGAAAGTTCCGCCAGGCCGGCAGCACTTCGATCTGGTAGCCCTCCGGGGTGAGCTTGGAGACCACCGGCACCACCTTGGCCTTGCCCAGCCGCGCAAAGCGCGACAGCGAGGGCACGGTCGCGGCCTGCACGCCATAGAACGGCACGAAGATGGTCTGGTCGCGGCCAAAGTCCATGTCCGGCAGCAGGTACAGGAGGCCACCCTTGCGCAGGCCTCCGAGCACCGGCTTGATGCCGTCGACGCGATTGAGCGCCGCCACGTTGCCGAAGCGCGTGCGGCCTTCGCGAATCCACTCGTCGACCATCGGATCGCGCTGGGTCGTGTAGATGGTGGCCGAGGGCCGCGGGGTGTGCATGGTCAATGCCGTGGCCGCGGCATCGAGGCCATAGAAATGCGGCGCGAACAGGATCATCGGCTCGTCGCCATTGGCGATCTCGTCGATCTCCTGGGCCGCGCCCACCACCTTGAGCCGGCTGGCCACCACCTTTTCGGGCGCATGCCAGAGCCAGCTGCGGTCCAGCCACGACTGCGCCACATAGACAAAGGTCTCGCGCGCGATGCGTCGGCGCTCGGCTTCGGATTTGCCGGGAAAGCACACCGCGAGGTTGGTGTCGACCACGCGGCGCCGTGGTACGGCGATGGTGTGGAGCACGCGCCCCAGCAGCGCACCGAAACCGCGGATCAATGGCAGGGGCAACGGGGCGATCGCGCGCATGAAGCCGATGCCAAGGCGGGAACCCAAACTCATCGTGCCTGCTCCCCGCTCGGGGCGGCAACCGCGGTTTCGCCGCGCGGCTCCTTGTAGCGCGCGTAGTCCCACACGTACTGTCCCGGCAGGCTGCGAATCAGGCGCCCGATGGCGTCGTTCATGGCGGCAGCTGCGGCTTCGATGGGCGCGGCCGGATCGGTGAGCGGCGTGCCCGCGATGGGCTCGAATCGAATCACATAGCCCGCACCGCGCGGCAGTCTTTCGCACACGCTCAGAAAACAGGCGGCGCCGGTCTGCTGGGCGAGGCGCGGCAGCAACGTCATGGTGTAGGCCGGCCGGCCGAGGAAAGGGGCCCAGACGCCCTGCCCCAGCGGCGGCACCTGGTCGGGCAGGATGCCGGTGTAGCCGCCGCCCCGCAGCGTGCGGATCAGGCCGCGCACGCCGGTGTTGTTGGTCGGCAGGGTTTGCAGGCCGGGCCGGTCGCGCGAGCCCGCGGCGATCAGCTCGGCCATCCATTTCTTGCGGGCGGGACGGAACAGCGCCGTGATCGGGCCATAGGTTTCGAGAAAGCGCTCGCCGATGGCCTGGCCGCACATCTCCCAGCTGCCCAGGTGCGGCGCCACCAGGATCACGCCTTTCTTCGCCTGCATGGCGGCCTCGAAGGCCTCCACGCCCTCCCACCGCACGACGCGGCGCAGCACGCTTTCGCCTTGTGGACGCAGCCAGAGCCAGGGCAGCTCGGCGGCCATCTGGCCGGCGGCGGCGATGGCGGGGCGGTACTGTTCGGCAGTGACGCCCGCGCTCTCGGCATTGGCCTTGAAGCGGCGGCGGTAGTGCGGTGCGCACCACCAGACGATCCACCCCAGCAACGCGCCGAGCCGATGCATCAACGGCATCGGTACGCGGGCAAGCAGGCGGAACAAGGTGACCATGGGCTGACAGGGAGTGTGAATACCAGGACGCGCGCGCACGGGTTTGGCGCGGCTCGAATAGAATGCAAATTGTCGCCGAGTTACGGAACAACTTGCAGGGCGACAAACACAAGCGCAAAAGCGATTGTGCCCCGTCGATTCATCGGCATCTGCTAAAGCGTTCGCCAGGGCTCCGCAGAGTTGGCAACGCGCCAAGTCACTTCAAGGAGCTTTGAACAAAATGGCGAACGACTTCCTCTTCACTTCCGAATCCGTTTCCGAAGGCCACCCCGACAAGGTCGCCGACCAGATCTCGGACGCCATCCTGGACGCGATCTTCGAGCAGGACCCGCGCAGCCGCGTGGCTGCCGAGACGCTCACCAACACCGGCCTGGTGGTGCTCGCCGGCGAGATCACCACCAATGCGCACGTCGACTACATCCAGGTGGCGCGCGACACCATCAAGCGCATCGGCTACGACAACACCGAGTACGGCATCGACTACAAGGGCTGCGCGGTGATGGTCTGCTACGACAAGCAGTCCAACGACATCGCGCAGGGTGTGGACCACGCGAGCGACGACCACCTGAACACGGGCGCCGGCGACCAGGGCCTGATGTTCGGCTACGCCTGCGACGAGACGCCCGAGCTGATGCCCGCGCCCATCTACTACGCGCACCGCCTCGTCGAGCGCCAGGCCCAGCTGCGCAAGGACGGCCGCCTGCCCTTCCTGCGGCCGGACGCCAAGAGCCAGGTCACGATGCGCTATGTCGACGGCAAGCCGCACAGCATCGACACGGTGGTGCTCTCCACCCAGCACAGCCCCGATCAGAGCGAAACGCCCACCAAGATGAAGGCCTCGTTCAACGAAGCCATCATCGAGGAGATCATCAAGCCCGTGCTGCCCAAGGAATGGCTCAAGGACACGCGCTACCTGATCAACCCGACCGGCCGCTTCGTCATCGGCGGTCCGCAGGGCGATTGCGGCCTCACGGGCCGCAAGATCATCGTCGACACCTACGGCGGCGCCTGCCCGCATGGCGGCGGCGCGTTCTCGGGCAAGGACCCGTCGAAGGTCGACCGCTCGGCTGCCTACGCCGCGCGCTACGTGGCCAAGAACATCGTGGCCGCCGGCCTGGCGCGGCAGTGCCAGATCCAGGTCGCCTACGCGATCGGCGTGGCCCAGCCGATGAACATCACGGTCTACACCGAAGGCACCGGCGTCATCCCCGACAGCAAGATCGCAGAGCTCGTGCGCGAGTTCTTCGACCTGCGTCCGAAGGGCATCATCCAGATGCTCGATTTGCTGCGCCCCATCTACCAGAAGACCGCAGCCTACGGCCATTTCGGCCGCGAAGAGCCCGAGTTCACCTGGGAAGCGACCACGCAAGCGGCCGCGCTGCGCGCTGCGGCAGGCCTGTAAAGCCCGGGGCTCTCCGCCTTTCTCCAAAGCAAATGCCGGCCTCGAGCCGGCATTTTTGCTTCTGGGCGCGGCTCAGTTCCTGCGCCAGCCGTACCAGGCGCACACGACGACGGGTATGCCCAGCGCGAACCAGGCCAGCACGTCGCCCAACCCGCCGTCGCTGAACAGCGCGGAAACCAGGCCGACGGCGGTCAGCACGCCCAGCACGATCGGCCAGCCCCACATGCGCCGGAACGCGTGCCGTTGCTTCATGCCTGCACCTTCATGGCAGGGGCCGGATCGGGCTGCTGCCCGCCATGCTGTTGCGGCGCGCGCCCGGCGGCCGTCGGCGCCGGCACGGTGTTGCCGCGCTTGAGCCACAGGTACAGCCCGCTGCCCAGCACGATGATGGTCGCGATGTCGAGCAGCGCCCAGATGATCTGCATCGGCATGCCGCCGTAGTCGCCGAAGTGCAACGGCTGCGACACGAGCAGCGCCGTCAGGTACCAGGGCATCTTCGGCGAAGCGGTCACCTGCGCAGTCTTGGCATCGACCAGCACCGGTTGCAGCAGCTTCGAAGTGAAGGGCTCATTGCCGCGCATGAAGAAGGTGGTGTGGTGCGGGCTCGAGAACGAAGTGCCTGGGAACGCGATGAAGGACAGCTTCATGTCGGGCGCCTGCTGGAGGGCGACTTCCATGGAGCGCTGCACCGATGCGCGCTGGACCACGGGCACGGTCGGTTCGTTCTTGTAGGGAGCCAGCAGCGTGCTGAGCTGGTCGTACTGCCAGTACTTGATGATCAGGTCGGCCCAGGTGTTGATCATGCCGGTGGAGCCCACCACGAACAGCCACACCAGCGTGACGATGCCCAGCAGGTTGTGCAGGTCGAGCCACTTGAGGCGCGGCCGCTTCTCGCGCCGCACGGTGCCGAAGTCCAGCTTGCGCATGAACGGCGTATAGAGCACGACGCCGGAGACGATGGCCACCAGCAGCAGCAAGCCCATGAAGCCCAGGAAGAGCTTGCCTGCGAGCCCGGCGAACAGGTCGATGTGCAGCTTGAACATCACATACATGAAGCCCTCGTCGAATTTCGGCTGCGCAAGCACGGCGCCGGTGCGCGCGTCGACGGCCACCGTCTTGAAGTCTTCGGTGGGCTCAGGCGTGGGCGTGAGCGTGACGAGCCATAGGCCGTCGTCGTCCTCAGGCTGGGAGACGAACTGCACCACGCGGTCGGGGTGCTTGGAGCGCGCGGTTTCGAGCACGCGGTCCAGGCTCACGCGCGGCGTGCTCGCGGGCATCTTGGGCGCCTCGACCTCGGTGCCCAGCAGGTGCCCGATCTCGTGATGAAAGATCAGCGGCAAACCCGTGATGCACAGCAGCAGCATGAACACGGTGCACACGAGGCTGCTCCACTTGTGCACCCAGGCCCAGGTCTTGATCTTTCGGCTGTTCATGTCGTCGCTGCCCCCGTCGAAAGTGAAAAATTAAAAGCGATAGGTTGCGCTGGCCACAACGTTGCGGCGCGCGCCGTACCAGCAGTCACCGCGCGAAAGACAGGTGCTCACGTACACCTTGTCCGTCACGTTGTTGATGTTGAGCGCATAGCGCCAGCGCTCGGTTTCATAGGCAAACACGAGGTCGGCCAGTGCAACGCCCGGCACGCGCGGGCCGACACCAAATTGCAGGTCGCGGAACGAACTCATCAGGCGCACACCGGCGCCCGCCGAGAAGCCGCTGACGCCGCCGATCGAGAAGCGGTACTTGGCCCAGACGCTGGCCTGGTGCTTGGGCAGGCCTTCGATCTGTTCGTCGGCGTCCGTGTAGTTGTAGTGCGCGACCAGATCGAGGTTCGGTCCGATCGAGCCCTTGGCTTCGAGTTCGACGCCCTGCGTCCTGGTCTTGCCGGCCTGCGCGTACACGTTCGGCGACGGCGAGGTGATCTGGTTCTTCTCGCGCAGGTCGTACACGGCCGCGCTGAACGCCAGTGCACGTTCCTTCGGCTCGTACTTGATGCCGGCTTCCCATTGCTCGCCGCGCAGGGGCGTGAAGATCCGTCCGTTGATCGGCGACTGCGGCGTGAACGATTCGCTGTAGCTCAGGTACGGCGACCAGCCCGAGGGCGATGCGTACATCACGCCGAAGCGCTTGGTCGTTGCGCTGCTTTCCTCGGCGTCGCTGCCCGCGGCACTCGACACGGCCTTGTCGTGGCGCAGGCCCGCCACGAAGATCCAGTTGTCGAGCTTGATCTGGTCCTGCAGGTAGAAGCCGTTCTGGCGCTGGCGGGTGCGCGGCATGGCCGTGCGCTCGGGCACATCGACGTGGCCGTAGACAGGCGCGTACACATCGATGGTGTCGAACGTCGTTCCGCCCCAGACGTTCTCGCGCTGGCGCGCAAAGTCTGCGCCCACGAGCAGCGTGTGCTTGAGCGCACCGGTCTGGAAATGCCCTTCGACGTGGTTGTCGAGCGTCTGCGTGCGGTTGCGCGTCAGGTAGCTGTCGTAGTAGCGGCCGAGCACGCGCTTGAAGATCGGATCGGTTGCATCCCAGCTCTCGGCCCCGCTGAACGCCGCGCCATAGTGGTAGCGGTTGTCGTTTTCGTTCTGCGCATAGCGGAAGTTCTGGCGCAGGGTCCAGCTGTCGTTGAACTTGTGCTCGAACTGCCAGCCGAAGGTCTTGCGCTCGCTGTCGTAGTAGTCGAAGCCCGGCTCGCCGATGAAGCGGCTGGTGGGCACGCGACCGTTCGGGTTCGGCAACAACGTGCCCTCCCACGGCAGGAACTGCGAACTGCTGCCGCTCCTGTCCTTTTGCCACAGACCCTGCAAGGTGAGCGAGGTGGCCGCATTCGGCCGCCACGTCAGCGACGGCGCGATGACGCTGCGGTCGTCGGGCACGTGGTCGACCTGGGTGTCCGACTTGCGTTGCAAGGCGATCAGCCGGTACGACAGGGAGCCGTCGGCGTTCAGCGGACCCGTCAGGTCAGCCTGGATCTGCTTGCGCCCGAAGCTGCCGAACTGCACGCCCACTTCGCGCTGCGTTTCCTGCAGCGGCCGCTTGCTCACCATGTTGACCACGCCCGCGGCCGTGCCCGCCCCGAAGAGCATGCCCGAGGGGCCGCGCAGCACTTCGAGCCGCTCCAGCGTGTAGGGCTCGGTGCGCGTGGTGCTGGTGTAGTAGCCGTAAGCTTGGCGCAGTCCGTCGAGGTAGACGTCGGGCGAGGCGCCCCGCACGCGCACGGAGTCGGTCCGCGAATCGAGGCCATAGGCATCGGAGCGCACGCCAGCGGCGTAGTTGAGCGCGTCCTGCAGGTTGTAGGCGCCCTGGTCGACCATCTGGTCACGCGTGACCACGGTGACCGATTGGGGGGTTTCAGCCAGCGGCGTGTCCGTCTTGGTCGCGGTCGCGGCATTCCGGGCGCGGTAGCCGATCACCGGCGACGTCGCGGTTTCGGCCTCGGCATTCGCATCGACCTTCACTTCCGGCAAG
Protein-coding regions in this window:
- a CDS encoding alpha/beta fold hydrolase — its product is MIETFQRSLPNGTTLSCRATGTPGRQLMVFLHGFPEAAFIWDELLEYFADPEHGGYRCVAPNLRGFEKSSAPTEVAAYKAHLLIQDIQQLAATENESGTMAALVAHDWGGAFAWGYANAFPEQVGRLVIINSPHPGTFTRELRNSPAQQQASAYMNFLARPDAEALLSADDFKRMWPFFTLMKAGPDGFGWLTEDVKQQYREVWSAGLTGACNLYRVTPMKPPLPGQGIEGIPVLPHERLTVNVPTFVFWALDDAALLPGLLEGLEEYVPRLEVKKVPNATHWIVHEQPQLVAREIEGFLQRN
- a CDS encoding lipid A biosynthesis acyltransferase; translated protein: MSLGSRLGIGFMRAIAPLPLPLIRGFGALLGRVLHTIAVPRRRVVDTNLAVCFPGKSEAERRRIARETFVYVAQSWLDRSWLWHAPEKVVASRLKVVGAAQEIDEIANGDEPMILFAPHFYGLDAAATALTMHTPRPSATIYTTQRDPMVDEWIREGRTRFGNVAALNRVDGIKPVLGGLRKGGLLYLLPDMDFGRDQTIFVPFYGVQAATVPSLSRFARLGKAKVVPVVSKLTPEGYQIEVLPAWRNFPTDDVEADTALMNQRLQGYIDTMPSQYYWVHRRFKTRPEGEPPIY
- a CDS encoding lysophospholipid acyltransferase family protein, producing MVTLFRLLARVPMPLMHRLGALLGWIVWWCAPHYRRRFKANAESAGVTAEQYRPAIAAAGQMAAELPWLWLRPQGESVLRRVVRWEGVEAFEAAMQAKKGVILVAPHLGSWEMCGQAIGERFLETYGPITALFRPARKKWMAELIAAGSRDRPGLQTLPTNNTGVRGLIRTLRGGGYTGILPDQVPPLGQGVWAPFLGRPAYTMTLLPRLAQQTGAACFLSVCERLPRGAGYVIRFEPIAGTPLTDPAAPIEAAAAAMNDAIGRLIRSLPGQYVWDYARYKEPRGETAVAAPSGEQAR
- the metK gene encoding methionine adenosyltransferase, whose amino-acid sequence is MANDFLFTSESVSEGHPDKVADQISDAILDAIFEQDPRSRVAAETLTNTGLVVLAGEITTNAHVDYIQVARDTIKRIGYDNTEYGIDYKGCAVMVCYDKQSNDIAQGVDHASDDHLNTGAGDQGLMFGYACDETPELMPAPIYYAHRLVERQAQLRKDGRLPFLRPDAKSQVTMRYVDGKPHSIDTVVLSTQHSPDQSETPTKMKASFNEAIIEEIIKPVLPKEWLKDTRYLINPTGRFVIGGPQGDCGLTGRKIIVDTYGGACPHGGGAFSGKDPSKVDRSAAYAARYVAKNIVAAGLARQCQIQVAYAIGVAQPMNITVYTEGTGVIPDSKIAELVREFFDLRPKGIIQMLDLLRPIYQKTAAYGHFGREEPEFTWEATTQAAALRAAAGL
- a CDS encoding PepSY-associated TM helix domain-containing protein, coding for MNSRKIKTWAWVHKWSSLVCTVFMLLLCITGLPLIFHHEIGHLLGTEVEAPKMPASTPRVSLDRVLETARSKHPDRVVQFVSQPEDDDGLWLVTLTPTPEPTEDFKTVAVDARTGAVLAQPKFDEGFMYVMFKLHIDLFAGLAGKLFLGFMGLLLLVAIVSGVVLYTPFMRKLDFGTVRREKRPRLKWLDLHNLLGIVTLVWLFVVGSTGMINTWADLIIKYWQYDQLSTLLAPYKNEPTVPVVQRASVQRSMEVALQQAPDMKLSFIAFPGTSFSSPHHTTFFMRGNEPFTSKLLQPVLVDAKTAQVTASPKMPWYLTALLVSQPLHFGDYGGMPMQIIWALLDIATIIVLGSGLYLWLKRGNTVPAPTAAGRAPQQHGGQQPDPAPAMKVQA
- a CDS encoding TonB-dependent siderophore receptor, encoding MKGFVAGRRVATVLAGCMAIHVHHQVLAQTTAPGALPEVKVDANAEAETATSPVIGYRARNAATATKTDTPLAETPQSVTVVTRDQMVDQGAYNLQDALNYAAGVRSDAYGLDSRTDSVRVRGASPDVYLDGLRQAYGYYTSTTRTEPYTLERLEVLRGPSGMLFGAGTAAGVVNMVSKRPLQETQREVGVQFGSFGRKQIQADLTGPLNADGSLSYRLIALQRKSDTQVDHVPDDRSVIAPSLTWRPNAATSLTLQGLWQKDRSGSSSQFLPWEGTLLPNPNGRVPTSRFIGEPGFDYYDSERKTFGWQFEHKFNDSWTLRQNFRYAQNENDNRYHYGAAFSGAESWDATDPIFKRVLGRYYDSYLTRNRTQTLDNHVEGHFQTGALKHTLLVGADFARQRENVWGGTTFDTIDVYAPVYGHVDVPERTAMPRTRQRQNGFYLQDQIKLDNWIFVAGLRHDKAVSSAAGSDAEESSATTKRFGVMYASPSGWSPYLSYSESFTPQSPINGRIFTPLRGEQWEAGIKYEPKERALAFSAAVYDLREKNQITSPSPNVYAQAGKTRTQGVELEAKGSIGPNLDLVAHYNYTDADEQIEGLPKHQASVWAKYRFSIGGVSGFSAGAGVRLMSSFRDLQFGVGPRVPGVALADLVFAYETERWRYALNINNVTDKVYVSTCLSRGDCWYGARRNVVASATYRF